From Oryzias melastigma strain HK-1 linkage group LG15, ASM292280v2, whole genome shotgun sequence, one genomic window encodes:
- the lrrc18a gene encoding leucine-rich repeat-containing protein 18 — MSKRKGAKGAKETLKSAKKAIQITPEGKRRLVLSNMGLTVFPKCLFKLTNVDELDLSRNLLQKLPDRIGNFSSLTRLDLHSNKLESLPESVGNLAALTHLNLANNCLTFEGLPFSLGRLTNLKSLNLGMNWLDNLPPTLESLVNLQELGLFDNRFVKLPEFVKVLRNLTKLNLKRNPLEHTHGNEESMKNRKLEVQEEVYLVHESLLCRTCLKKCKTQKKNLSGDGDKKEKKKRTSSGLITPNSVAKLSQNEWRVKRKQSEDYWTSVC; from the coding sequence ATGTCCAAAAGAAAAGGAGCCAAAGGGGCTAAAGAAACCCTCAAGTCAGCCAAAAAGGCAATCCAGATAACACCAGAAGGAAAGCGTAGACTTGTCCTTAGCAACATGGGTCTAACCGTCTTCCCCAAGTGTCTCTTCAAGCTGACCAATGTGGATGAATTGGACCTCAGTCGTAATCTTTTACAGAAACTCCCCGATAGGATTGGGAACTTCTCATCTCTTACTAGGCTGGATCTGCACAGTAATAAGCTGGAGTCTTTGCCAGAGTCCGTGGGGAACCTGGCAGCTCTGACCCACCTCAACTTAGCAAACAACTGTCTGACGTTTGAGGGTTTACCCTTCTCACTCGGTCGCCTCACCAATCTGAAGAGTCTCAATCTGGGAATGAACTGGCTGGACAACCTGCCTCCCACTTTGGAGAGTTTAGTAAACCTGCAAGAGTTGGGCTTGTTTGATAACCGCTTCGTCAAGCTGCCAGAGTTTGTTAAAGTCCTTCGCAACCTCACAAAGCTAAACCTGAAAAGAAACCCTTTGGAACATACTCATGGGAACGAGGAAAGTATGAAAAATAGAAAGCTAGAAGTACAAGAAGAAGTATACTTGGTCCATGAAAGCCTTCTATGCAGGACATGtctgaaaaaatgcaaaacacaaaagaaaaacctttctgGAGATGGAGacaagaaggagaagaaaaaaaggacatctAGTGGACTGATTACGCCAAACTCAGTGGCTAAACTGAGTCAAAATGAATGGAGAGTGAAAAGAAAGCAAAGTGAAGACTACTGGACAAGTGTGTGCTAA